In Polynucleobacter sp. AP-Ainpum-60-G11, one DNA window encodes the following:
- the glcE gene encoding glycolate oxidase subunit GlcE — MSTSHNTHIDLFREHILAAAKNKTPLSIEGGGTKSWYGNANSFDKLDTRPYSGILEYQPEELVITACAGTPLKEIEAALAEKNQVLAFEPPHFGDNATFGGAIAAGLAGPGRISVGNLRDFVLGARILDGKGQDLSFGGKVMKNVAGYDVSRLLPGSMGTLSLLLEASVKVLPRPAATTSLRCNITQARALQLLNEWAGQPLPLSASCWIGNSKGGDGELTIRLAGAAAAVKAAIPLMGATVNAIELDPTVATAFWNNLREQQLPAFTNLQADETLYRLALPAACGPLALENVSGDIVLEWHGQQRWFAAPSDDATFASIKALANSNGGHATRFKQGSSVDQSKQRFTLLSEQAHSTALEAVQVRLRAAFDPAGVFATSRLP; from the coding sequence ATGTCTACATCTCACAATACGCACATTGATTTATTTCGCGAACACATTCTGGCGGCAGCTAAAAATAAAACACCTCTATCAATTGAAGGTGGTGGCACGAAGTCTTGGTATGGCAATGCTAATTCCTTTGACAAGTTAGATACCCGTCCGTACTCTGGGATCTTGGAGTACCAGCCTGAAGAGTTGGTAATTACGGCTTGTGCTGGTACACCATTAAAAGAAATTGAAGCAGCTCTGGCTGAGAAGAATCAAGTACTGGCTTTTGAACCACCCCATTTTGGTGATAACGCAACTTTTGGTGGCGCCATTGCTGCAGGCTTAGCAGGGCCCGGCCGAATTAGCGTTGGCAATTTACGTGACTTTGTTCTTGGTGCACGTATCCTGGACGGCAAAGGGCAAGACTTATCGTTTGGCGGCAAGGTCATGAAGAACGTAGCTGGATATGACGTTTCACGCTTGCTGCCTGGATCCATGGGAACCTTATCACTACTGCTCGAAGCCTCCGTAAAGGTACTGCCACGACCAGCCGCCACAACATCCCTACGCTGCAACATTACTCAGGCACGCGCACTACAACTCTTAAATGAATGGGCAGGACAACCTTTACCACTTTCAGCCAGTTGCTGGATTGGAAACTCAAAAGGCGGTGATGGTGAGCTCACCATTCGATTGGCTGGTGCAGCTGCTGCCGTTAAGGCAGCAATTCCTTTGATGGGTGCAACAGTCAATGCAATAGAGTTAGACCCAACGGTGGCAACGGCATTCTGGAATAATTTACGCGAACAACAATTACCTGCATTCACAAATCTTCAGGCTGATGAAACTTTGTATCGTCTCGCACTTCCTGCGGCCTGCGGACCACTCGCTTTAGAAAATGTAAGTGGTGACATTGTTTTGGAATGGCATGGTCAACAACGTTGGTTTGCAGCGCCAAGTGATGATGCTACCTTTGCATCCATTAAAGCTTTAGCTAATTCCAATGGTGGACATGCGACACGCTTTAAGCAAGGAAGCAGTGTGGACCAAAGCAAGCAACGCTTTACTCTTCTGAGTGAGCAAGCGCACTCAACTGCTTTAGAGGCAGTACAAGTACGCCTACGAGCCGCCTTTGATCCAGCAGGCGTATTTGCTACTTCACGCCTACCTTAA
- the tldD gene encoding metalloprotease TldD translates to MRAPEALFPSDWTKPKKQADLLKLAKSILLEPTGLSEQDLHHTFGNMFTHQLDDADLYFQHTRSESWSLEEGIVKSGSFSIDQGVGVRAIYGDKTAFAYSDEINLEALNKAAKSTRVIGPQGGTRAVASKIFTPVSNGLYSDLNPLDSLAPQEKIALLEGIERRAKARDPRIIQVMASLAGEFDVVLVVRADGLLAADVRPLVRVSVHVIAEQNGRRESGSSGGGARHDYHYFNTELVNQYVDEAVDGALINLDSRPAPAGPMTVVMGPGWPGVLLHEAVGHGLEGDFNRKGSSAFAGCIGQRVAAKGVTVVDDGTLSGRRGSLNIDDEGTPTQCTTLIEDGILKGYIQDSLNARLMNMPLTGNGRRESFASLPMPRMTNTYMLGGKDDPQEIVASIKRGLYAVNFGGGQVDITSGKFVFSASEAYWVENGKIQYPVKGATIIGSGPESLKQVSMIGNDLKLDGGIGVCGKEGQSVPVGVGQPTLRIDSLTVGGTA, encoded by the coding sequence ATGAGAGCACCAGAAGCATTATTTCCGAGTGATTGGACTAAACCCAAAAAACAGGCCGACCTTCTTAAGCTAGCTAAATCCATTCTGCTCGAGCCAACTGGCCTTTCTGAGCAAGATTTGCATCACACCTTCGGCAATATGTTTACGCACCAACTAGATGATGCTGACCTTTACTTCCAGCACACTCGTAGCGAAAGTTGGAGTCTTGAAGAAGGTATTGTGAAATCCGGTAGCTTCAGCATTGATCAAGGCGTCGGCGTACGCGCGATTTATGGCGACAAAACTGCCTTTGCTTATTCAGATGAAATTAATCTAGAGGCATTAAATAAGGCGGCCAAATCCACTCGCGTAATTGGCCCCCAAGGCGGCACACGTGCCGTAGCGAGCAAAATTTTTACACCCGTTTCCAATGGGCTCTACTCAGACTTAAATCCCCTGGATTCACTAGCGCCCCAAGAAAAGATCGCCTTGCTTGAAGGTATTGAGCGTCGTGCAAAAGCGCGTGATCCTCGGATTATTCAGGTTATGGCTAGCCTAGCTGGCGAGTTTGATGTGGTGCTTGTAGTTCGTGCGGATGGCTTACTAGCTGCTGACGTTCGTCCGTTGGTACGTGTATCAGTACATGTGATCGCCGAACAAAATGGTCGTCGCGAATCTGGATCATCGGGCGGTGGTGCGCGCCATGATTACCACTACTTCAATACCGAACTCGTCAATCAATATGTTGATGAAGCAGTTGATGGCGCACTGATTAATCTAGACTCTCGCCCCGCCCCCGCTGGCCCAATGACAGTAGTCATGGGCCCGGGATGGCCTGGAGTGTTGTTACACGAAGCGGTGGGTCATGGCCTTGAGGGCGACTTCAATCGCAAAGGTTCATCTGCTTTTGCTGGTTGCATTGGACAGCGTGTTGCAGCTAAGGGTGTCACCGTGGTCGACGATGGCACACTTTCTGGTCGTCGCGGCTCACTCAATATTGATGATGAAGGTACGCCGACCCAGTGCACCACGCTGATTGAGGATGGTATTTTGAAGGGCTATATTCAAGATAGCTTGAATGCTCGTCTTATGAATATGCCTCTGACCGGAAATGGTCGACGCGAAAGCTTTGCATCTCTACCAATGCCTCGCATGACTAATACCTATATGTTGGGCGGCAAAGATGATCCCCAAGAAATCGTGGCCAGCATTAAACGCGGCCTGTATGCAGTCAACTTTGGGGGCGGCCAAGTTGATATTACTAGCGGCAAATTTGTGTTTTCAGCCTCAGAAGCCTATTGGGTAGAAAACGGCAAAATTCAATATCCAGTCAAAGGCGCAACCATTATTGGCAGTGGTCCAGAGTCCTTAAAACAGGTCTCCATGATCGGAAATGACCTGAAATTAGACGGCGGTATTGGGGTTTGTGGCAAAGAAGGTCAGAGCGTTCCGGTGGGCGTTGGACAGCCAACTTTACGTATCGATAGCCTAACTGTCGGAGGAACTGCTTAA
- a CDS encoding YhdP family protein, with amino-acid sequence MLRNIIRTRLQSVLQKRPPGSGGRWRKRALILAGVTVAFFVLGHLGVRFVLWPQIEKSKPTLERLMSARLGTSVTMDAVQVSWTGIRPSFAIEGLRFNNTNAATPALLIKNIQGQLSWLSFYHLAPYFHEITFDQVQLYAQRNAKGVVTIAGIPIHGNADNFATENWLLAQNDIQINNATIFWEDQQSRKLKTSIDILSLQLSNGIRSHEGRLIAQTPWSPKPINLQADFVHHLAGQAGDWRDWVGNFSWDLAELNLDQISQDLSLPLYDLGGKLNSKASLKLDGGKANGGQMSLAADNLRVQLFKGEDPVELGRLETNLVQETDGGLNSITTKNLAWRNIDSPKTAPLEKISPITFRWRPPKDGGEIKEFGFSSPKIQVEDIALFALNLPLPKKIHQWIKISEADGELQNLEINWSESQSALSALPIPGNWFSANKLDFTISARLNDISFTGVNKSMPSASNLSGNLVSNQKQGNFTLDSSNLELEMYDFLSDPEIQLDRAKGDINWSKQKGGWLINAKKMQLSNPEITTNFDLSYFIGAAQQPDQMTLDMTFAKAKLATAHRYLPVGMDKDSRLYLSKAFESGEIQNGVLHIKGDPNQAPYPSGTLGELSLHLPFSKASFKPAPLLPKSQGVWQAFSNVSGNIDMKQSTLMIDVDKASYKKVALSNVKSQIPNLSAKNLTLLIDGSVNGDGSEILEYLFTSPVGVQQANLAKNLTLKGPVSVGLDLKVPLSGVGDVNFDAKINLPGNQAQWGQAPPLDNLQGKVRITEVNPEFENVTANFLGGALKIASAPSTAGNTSFSISGDINASFIKDYISGNLKSQAHSALLAAMSGSAKYEGFINFNKAGSQTNLKFDLRNWASSAPTPAKKIAGSPMLGELNFKTYPASKGNLVRADWSGKLGDQYFLQGNLNSSNDVKNALGVGSPTPLPQQGLSLHVASNELDLDQWVEFLGAGKSKNKVGVSKNLDTSDEDIQVSAQIKKLIAFDREWTDVNLQSQKKNMAWQLRLNAPQIAGQVQWQTSSSDHPSGFISGRLARLKVLDQRTFSESQTKQDGSQKPSPPKTPVSPNAIPSLDLVIDDLSWTRAKLGAVKIKSRTSQDLLKVESIQINNPQGNSIIKGQWSGRTANTADQSAITVNMNIQDAGQVIAHWSNTKSVEGGEGKLNASLSWSGPLFSPDYNSLAGDISLDLAKGRLLEVNTDGAKLLDVLSLQSLFRFATLDLKGSLGNLATKGTPFNSINSNFSISQGIAQTKQFTMILDQARVAMAGQINVPKETQDLRITIFPTIDATAGSLAAFAINPIIGLGAVVGQYLITNQINRSMQTDYLIQGSWDNPEVIPLDQKGQPLDAKTLETIRTKNLLKEQTKPSSPNSAPASPPVNQNTSTQISG; translated from the coding sequence ATGCTTCGAAACATCATCCGGACTCGCCTGCAGAGCGTGCTTCAAAAACGTCCTCCAGGATCTGGCGGTCGTTGGCGCAAGCGCGCCCTCATCCTTGCCGGCGTTACGGTGGCATTTTTTGTGCTTGGCCATCTTGGAGTGCGTTTTGTTTTGTGGCCTCAAATTGAGAAATCAAAACCCACCTTAGAGCGCTTAATGAGTGCTCGCTTAGGCACCAGCGTTACGATGGATGCGGTGCAAGTTTCGTGGACCGGAATTCGTCCCAGCTTTGCGATTGAAGGACTGCGCTTTAACAACACAAACGCTGCTACTCCAGCCCTACTCATTAAAAATATCCAGGGGCAACTGAGCTGGCTATCTTTTTATCACCTGGCACCCTATTTTCACGAGATCACATTTGATCAGGTTCAGCTATACGCTCAACGAAATGCAAAAGGCGTAGTTACGATTGCCGGAATTCCGATTCATGGCAATGCAGATAATTTTGCGACCGAAAACTGGCTGCTTGCTCAAAACGATATCCAAATTAACAATGCCACAATTTTTTGGGAAGACCAACAAAGTCGCAAGTTAAAAACTTCAATTGATATTCTCAGCCTGCAACTGAGTAATGGTATTCGTAGTCATGAAGGACGGCTAATCGCACAAACACCCTGGAGCCCAAAACCAATTAACCTCCAAGCTGACTTTGTGCATCATCTTGCTGGGCAAGCAGGCGATTGGCGCGATTGGGTCGGAAATTTTTCATGGGACCTCGCAGAACTTAACCTCGATCAAATTTCTCAAGACTTAAGTCTTCCGCTGTATGACCTAGGAGGTAAGCTCAACTCCAAGGCTAGTCTAAAGCTCGACGGCGGCAAGGCCAATGGCGGACAAATGTCTTTAGCCGCCGACAATCTACGAGTTCAACTATTCAAAGGTGAGGATCCTGTTGAGTTAGGCAGACTAGAAACTAACCTAGTGCAAGAAACGGATGGTGGACTCAATTCCATTACAACCAAAAATCTGGCCTGGCGCAATATTGACAGCCCGAAAACCGCTCCTCTTGAAAAAATAAGCCCAATTACTTTCCGTTGGCGTCCTCCAAAAGATGGTGGTGAGATCAAAGAGTTCGGCTTCTCCTCACCCAAAATACAAGTAGAAGATATTGCACTCTTCGCGCTCAACCTTCCTCTTCCAAAAAAGATTCATCAGTGGATCAAGATTTCTGAAGCGGATGGTGAATTGCAGAACTTGGAAATTAATTGGTCTGAGAGCCAATCTGCTTTATCAGCTTTACCTATTCCAGGGAATTGGTTCTCTGCTAACAAGCTTGATTTCACTATCAGCGCAAGACTCAATGACATTAGCTTTACAGGGGTCAACAAATCGATGCCCTCAGCCTCGAATTTATCTGGCAACTTAGTTAGCAATCAGAAGCAAGGTAACTTCACGCTAGATTCAAGCAATCTTGAGTTGGAGATGTATGATTTTCTATCCGATCCCGAGATTCAATTAGACCGCGCAAAAGGCGATATCAATTGGTCAAAACAAAAAGGGGGGTGGCTGATCAATGCTAAAAAAATGCAGCTCAGTAACCCTGAAATCACTACCAATTTTGACCTAAGCTATTTCATCGGCGCAGCTCAGCAGCCTGACCAAATGACTCTAGATATGACGTTCGCTAAAGCCAAGTTAGCGACCGCACATCGCTACCTTCCAGTTGGGATGGATAAAGACAGCCGCCTGTACCTGAGCAAAGCTTTTGAATCCGGCGAGATTCAAAATGGTGTTTTGCACATTAAAGGGGATCCAAATCAGGCGCCTTACCCAAGCGGAACTCTTGGTGAACTTAGCCTGCACTTACCTTTCTCTAAGGCCAGCTTTAAGCCAGCACCCTTGCTTCCAAAAAGTCAGGGGGTTTGGCAAGCATTTAGCAATGTCAGCGGCAATATCGACATGAAGCAGTCCACCCTCATGATTGATGTTGATAAAGCAAGCTACAAGAAGGTAGCCCTTTCGAATGTCAAATCGCAAATTCCCAATCTCAGCGCTAAAAACTTGACCCTACTCATTGATGGCTCGGTTAATGGTGACGGATCTGAAATCCTGGAATATCTATTTACTTCTCCAGTAGGTGTGCAGCAAGCCAATCTAGCTAAAAATCTCACCTTAAAGGGTCCGGTTAGCGTAGGTCTTGATTTAAAGGTTCCGCTATCCGGAGTTGGTGATGTCAATTTCGATGCAAAAATTAACCTCCCCGGAAATCAAGCTCAATGGGGGCAAGCTCCCCCATTAGACAATCTGCAGGGTAAGGTGCGGATTACCGAAGTCAACCCAGAGTTTGAAAATGTCACCGCAAACTTTTTGGGCGGAGCTTTGAAGATTGCTAGTGCGCCCTCCACCGCCGGCAACACCAGCTTTAGCATTAGCGGGGATATCAATGCTAGCTTTATCAAGGATTACATTTCGGGAAATTTAAAATCTCAAGCCCATTCAGCATTACTGGCTGCGATGAGTGGCTCAGCTAAATATGAAGGCTTTATCAACTTTAATAAGGCGGGGAGTCAAACTAATCTGAAATTTGATTTACGAAATTGGGCGAGTTCAGCGCCTACGCCAGCTAAGAAAATAGCTGGAAGCCCCATGCTCGGCGAGCTCAACTTCAAAACTTACCCAGCAAGTAAAGGCAATTTAGTTCGCGCTGATTGGTCTGGAAAATTGGGTGATCAGTATTTTCTGCAAGGAAACCTAAATTCCTCTAATGATGTAAAAAATGCATTGGGAGTGGGATCTCCAACACCTTTGCCCCAACAAGGACTTTCTCTACATGTAGCAAGTAATGAGCTAGATCTCGATCAGTGGGTAGAATTTTTAGGCGCAGGCAAATCAAAAAATAAGGTGGGTGTCTCTAAAAATTTAGATACCTCTGATGAAGACATCCAAGTCTCTGCCCAAATAAAAAAATTAATTGCCTTTGATCGCGAATGGACTGATGTCAATCTGCAGTCTCAGAAAAAAAATATGGCTTGGCAACTGCGTTTGAATGCGCCCCAAATTGCGGGTCAAGTTCAATGGCAGACCAGCAGCAGCGATCATCCTAGTGGATTTATTTCCGGAAGACTTGCGCGCCTGAAAGTCCTAGATCAGCGCACGTTTTCAGAATCACAGACTAAGCAAGATGGGTCACAAAAACCCTCTCCTCCGAAGACCCCAGTCAGCCCAAATGCTATTCCTAGTCTAGATTTGGTGATTGATGATTTAAGCTGGACAAGGGCGAAACTTGGCGCAGTAAAGATCAAGTCTAGAACTAGTCAGGACCTCTTGAAGGTCGAGTCTATTCAGATCAACAACCCCCAAGGCAACTCAATCATTAAAGGTCAATGGAGTGGCCGCACTGCCAATACTGCAGATCAGAGCGCTATCACCGTAAATATGAATATCCAAGATGCCGGCCAAGTTATTGCACACTGGAGCAATACCAAATCCGTAGAGGGCGGGGAAGGAAAGCTGAACGCCTCACTCTCATGGTCTGGACCACTCTTTTCTCCGGACTACAACTCCCTTGCTGGCGACATCAGTCTTGATCTTGCCAAAGGTCGCTTACTCGAAGTCAATACCGATGGCGCTAAATTGCTAGATGTTCTGAGTCTACAAAGCTTATTTAGATTTGCAACTCTAGACTTAAAAGGTAGTCTAGGAAACCTAGCCACTAAAGGCACACCGTTTAACTCTATTAATAGTAATTTTTCAATCTCACAAGGCATTGCACAAACCAAGCAATTCACCATGATTCTGGATCAAGCTCGTGTTGCAATGGCGGGCCAGATTAATGTTCCTAAAGAAACTCAAGATTTACGTATCACCATCTTCCCAACTATTGATGCCACAGCCGGCTCACTGGCAGCATTTGCGATTAATCCCATCATTGGTCTGGGGGCGGTCGTAGGTCAGTACCTCATTACCAATCAAATTAATCGCAGCATGCAAACGGATTATTTAATTCAGGGCTCCTGGGACAATCCAGAAGTGATTCCGCTCGATCAAAAGGGTCAACCGCTTGATGCAAAGACGCTAGAGACAATTCGCACTAAAAATCTTTTAAAAGAACAAACTAAACCCAGTTCACCGAACTCTGCACCGGCAAGCCCACCTGTGAACCAGAATACCTCCACCCAAATATCAGGCTAA
- a CDS encoding carbon-nitrogen hydrolase family protein: MNAFSDPSELNLASIQMVSTPKLNENLDVAASLIKAAANSGAQLAVLPEYFCLMGLKDTDKVNAREAPGSGPIQERLAAIANENNIYLVAGTIPLEAKESNKVLNTSLVFDPHGKQIGRYDKMHLFGFQTVTERYEESETIAAGNHPGQFKITVSEIEWYFGLSICYDLRFPELYRALGSVDCHIIPAAFTYTTGKDHWEILLRARAIENQCYVLSSAQGGLHLNQRRTWGESMLIDPWGQILSNLPEGEGFIQGTLSKDKLKEVRSKLPALKHRRL; the protein is encoded by the coding sequence ATGAATGCATTTAGCGATCCCTCTGAACTCAATTTGGCATCGATACAAATGGTATCGACTCCCAAGCTTAATGAGAATCTAGACGTTGCAGCAAGTTTGATAAAAGCCGCTGCGAATAGCGGAGCTCAGCTTGCCGTTCTTCCAGAATATTTTTGTTTGATGGGTCTGAAAGATACCGATAAGGTAAATGCGCGCGAGGCTCCAGGCTCAGGCCCAATTCAAGAGCGTCTTGCCGCGATTGCTAACGAAAATAATATTTATCTCGTTGCCGGCACCATTCCGTTAGAGGCAAAAGAGTCCAACAAAGTTCTGAATACCTCTCTGGTGTTTGATCCTCACGGCAAACAAATTGGTCGTTACGACAAAATGCATTTATTTGGCTTTCAAACTGTGACGGAGCGTTACGAAGAATCAGAAACGATTGCAGCAGGCAATCACCCAGGTCAATTCAAAATTACAGTTAGTGAAATTGAATGGTATTTCGGTTTAAGTATTTGTTATGACTTACGTTTTCCAGAGCTGTATCGCGCCCTTGGGTCTGTAGATTGCCACATCATCCCAGCTGCGTTTACCTACACAACCGGCAAGGACCATTGGGAAATTCTGTTGCGTGCCCGCGCTATTGAAAACCAGTGCTATGTACTATCTTCAGCTCAAGGTGGCTTACACTTAAATCAGCGTCGCACCTGGGGTGAAAGCATGCTGATTGACCCTTGGGGTCAAATATTGAGCAATCTTCCTGAGGGGGAGGGTTTTATTCAGGGCACACTCAGCAAAGATAAATTAAAAGAGGTACGCTCTAAGCTACCTGCACTAAAACATCGCAGGCTTTAA
- a CDS encoding FAD-linked oxidase C-terminal domain-containing protein, giving the protein MIPMNMVTPPPELAAITALQSKLVSALRPILPEHALLWEPEDTIPYECDGLAAYRRMPLAVALPETEEQVAQILKICFAMQVPIVPRGSGTGLSGGAMPISQGLVLSLAKLKKIISIDPFTRTAVVQPGVRNLAISEAVAHLGLYYAPDPSSQIACSIGGNVNENSGGVHCLKYGLTLHNVLKVRGILMNGEIVEFGSLAPDAPGLDLLAIVMGSEGMLAVVTEVTVKLIAKPKLARVIMASFDDIEKGADAVAAIIAAGIIPAGLEMMDKATTRAVEEFVHAGYDLEAETILLCESDGTPEEVAEEIERMTKVLEQAGASGIQISQNEAERLKFWSGRKNAFPAAGRLAPDYYCMDGTIPRRNIGTLLRRIQGMEKKYGLACLNVFHAGDGNMHPLILFNGADQEEWHRAEEFGTAILEACVELDGTITGEHGVGIEKINSMCVQFGEGERESFWGVKAAFDPEKLLNPDKAIPTLNRCAEYGRMRISGGNLPHPELERF; this is encoded by the coding sequence ATGATTCCTATGAATATGGTGACCCCACCCCCCGAGCTTGCGGCAATTACCGCCCTTCAATCCAAACTGGTATCGGCCTTGCGCCCCATCCTCCCAGAGCATGCCTTGCTATGGGAGCCTGAGGATACGATTCCCTATGAATGTGATGGCTTGGCAGCCTATCGACGCATGCCTTTGGCGGTTGCCCTGCCAGAGACTGAGGAGCAGGTTGCCCAGATCCTGAAGATTTGCTTTGCAATGCAGGTGCCCATCGTTCCTCGCGGATCTGGCACAGGCCTATCTGGCGGTGCCATGCCCATTTCCCAGGGTTTAGTGCTCTCATTGGCAAAGCTCAAAAAGATCATCAGCATTGATCCCTTCACCAGAACTGCAGTGGTGCAACCAGGCGTACGAAATTTAGCTATCTCAGAAGCGGTTGCCCATCTCGGCCTGTATTACGCTCCAGACCCCTCTTCACAGATTGCCTGCTCTATTGGTGGCAATGTGAATGAAAACTCTGGTGGTGTGCACTGCCTCAAATACGGACTCACACTTCACAACGTACTCAAAGTTCGCGGCATTTTGATGAACGGTGAAATTGTAGAGTTTGGCAGCCTTGCGCCAGATGCTCCAGGACTCGATTTATTAGCAATCGTGATGGGCAGTGAAGGCATGCTCGCAGTGGTGACTGAAGTCACAGTCAAGCTGATTGCTAAACCAAAATTGGCACGCGTCATCATGGCGAGTTTTGACGATATTGAAAAAGGCGCCGACGCGGTTGCTGCCATCATTGCCGCAGGTATCATTCCCGCCGGCCTAGAAATGATGGACAAGGCGACTACTCGTGCCGTAGAGGAGTTCGTGCACGCGGGCTATGACCTTGAGGCTGAGACTATCCTCCTATGCGAGTCTGATGGCACACCTGAAGAGGTTGCAGAAGAAATTGAACGCATGACTAAAGTGTTGGAACAAGCAGGTGCTAGCGGCATTCAGATTTCTCAAAATGAAGCGGAACGCCTGAAGTTTTGGAGTGGGCGAAAGAATGCCTTCCCTGCAGCCGGAAGATTGGCTCCCGACTACTACTGTATGGACGGAACAATTCCACGTAGAAATATTGGCACCTTACTCAGACGTATTCAGGGCATGGAAAAGAAATATGGTCTTGCCTGCTTAAATGTATTTCATGCTGGTGATGGCAATATGCATCCCCTCATTTTATTTAACGGCGCCGACCAAGAAGAATGGCATCGTGCTGAAGAATTCGGCACTGCAATCTTAGAAGCCTGTGTTGAGCTTGATGGCACGATTACTGGCGAGCATGGTGTTGGCATTGAGAAGATCAATTCCATGTGCGTTCAATTCGGCGAAGGTGAACGTGAATCTTTCTGGGGCGTTAAAGCCGCATTTGACCCAGAAAAACTCCTTAATCCCGATAAAGCGATTCCAACTTTAAATCGCTGCGCTGAATACGGTCGCATGCGTATTAGTGGCGGCAACTTACCGCATCCAGAGTTGGAGCGCTTCTAA
- a CDS encoding 3-deoxy-7-phosphoheptulonate synthase — MSQQNTNPANWYAAVDKTSDTDDQRIHNITVLPPPEHLIRFFPISGTPTEALISKTRKKIRDIIHGKDDRLLVIIGPCSIHDPRAAVEYCQRLLAERARFAGELEIVMRVYFEKPRTTVGWKGLINDPYLDESYRIEEGLRIARQVLMEINRLGMPAGSEFLDVISPQYIADLISWGAIGARTTESQVHRELASGLSAPIGFKNGTDGNIKIATDAIQAASRPHHFLSVHKNGQVSIVETKGNKDCHVILRGGKEPNYEAQYVQVACSELEAAKLPASLMVDLSHANSSKKHERQIVVAENIAEQIESGSNQIFGVMIESHLNDGAQKFSPGKDDPSKLEYGKSITDACINWEDSVNVLQRLALAVKNRRKAKK; from the coding sequence ATGAGCCAACAAAACACCAATCCCGCAAACTGGTACGCTGCCGTCGACAAAACGTCAGACACAGATGATCAACGCATTCACAACATTACTGTTCTGCCACCGCCAGAGCATTTGATTCGCTTCTTCCCAATCTCGGGAACCCCTACTGAAGCACTCATTAGTAAAACGCGTAAAAAGATTCGCGACATTATTCATGGAAAAGATGATCGTCTACTCGTCATCATCGGACCTTGCTCGATTCATGATCCTCGTGCAGCAGTAGAGTATTGCCAACGATTACTAGCTGAGCGCGCGCGCTTTGCTGGCGAGCTTGAAATTGTGATGCGTGTTTATTTTGAAAAACCACGCACGACTGTTGGCTGGAAGGGTTTGATTAACGACCCTTACCTAGATGAGAGCTATCGCATTGAAGAAGGTTTGCGCATTGCCCGTCAAGTATTGATGGAAATTAATCGCCTAGGTATGCCCGCTGGTAGCGAATTCTTAGATGTGATTTCTCCACAGTACATTGCTGACCTTATTTCTTGGGGCGCTATCGGAGCTCGCACAACTGAGAGCCAAGTTCATCGCGAACTCGCTTCAGGCCTCTCCGCACCAATCGGCTTTAAGAATGGAACCGACGGCAACATCAAGATTGCTACCGATGCAATTCAAGCAGCTAGCCGTCCTCACCACTTCTTGTCAGTCCATAAGAATGGTCAAGTTTCTATTGTAGAAACTAAAGGCAACAAAGACTGTCACGTTATTTTGCGTGGTGGTAAAGAGCCAAACTATGAAGCGCAGTATGTTCAAGTAGCCTGCTCCGAGCTAGAAGCAGCAAAGCTTCCAGCCAGCCTGATGGTTGACTTGTCGCATGCAAACTCCAGCAAAAAACATGAGCGTCAAATTGTGGTGGCAGAAAATATTGCCGAGCAAATTGAATCTGGTTCAAATCAAATTTTTGGTGTGATGATTGAAAGCCACCTTAATGATGGCGCCCAAAAATTCTCACCAGGTAAAGATGATCCAAGCAAATTGGAGTATGGCAAGAGCATTACTGATGCCTGCATTAACTGGGAAGACTCTGTTAATGTCTTGCAGCGCTTAGCTTTGGCCGTGAAGAATCGCAGAAAAGCAAAGAAGTAA
- a CDS encoding cob(I)yrinic acid a,c-diamide adenosyltransferase codes for MGNRLSKIATRTGDAGMTGLGDGSRVEKDHLRICAMGDVDELNSEIGVLMTESIPESLAEELRVLFLQVQHDLFDLGGELCIPNYTLLKPEHVAQLDVWLEKYNATLPPLTEFILPGGTRAAAQAHVCRTVCRRAERSIVRLGWEEPLYDAPRQYVNRLSDLLFVLARVLNRAAGGQDVLWKHEKKEAK; via the coding sequence ATGGGAAATCGACTTTCAAAAATAGCCACCAGAACTGGTGATGCAGGCATGACCGGGCTTGGCGATGGTAGCCGAGTGGAAAAGGATCATCTGCGCATCTGCGCCATGGGCGATGTCGATGAATTGAACTCCGAAATCGGTGTTTTGATGACTGAATCGATCCCTGAGAGTCTGGCAGAGGAGTTGAGGGTCTTATTTTTGCAAGTGCAGCATGACTTATTTGACTTGGGTGGCGAGCTTTGTATTCCGAATTACACCTTGCTCAAGCCAGAGCATGTAGCCCAGTTAGACGTTTGGCTGGAAAAATACAATGCGACTTTACCCCCTTTAACTGAATTCATTCTTCCAGGCGGTACTCGTGCAGCAGCTCAGGCGCACGTCTGTCGCACTGTTTGCCGACGTGCCGAACGCTCGATTGTGCGTTTGGGTTGGGAAGAGCCTCTGTACGATGCTCCGCGCCAATACGTTAATCGCTTATCCGATCTGCTGTTTGTATTAGCACGCGTTCTCAATCGTGCGGCGGGTGGTCAAGACGTTCTCTGGAAGCACGAAAAAAAAGAGGCTAAATAA